DNA sequence from the Candidatus Nanopelagicales bacterium genome:
CCGAGGCCATCGACGCCGCTGCGATGGCCGGCGCCATCGTCGTCCCCGCCGAGCCGCGGCTGTTCGCCGACGACGTCACCCCGGAGGCCACCGCGACGCTACTGGCCGAGCAGGGCGGGCGGCTGGCGATCCTGTCGGCCGAGGGGGGCGTCTTCGACATGCTCGCCGGCCGCTACACCTCCGGCCTGGCGAACCTCGACGTGTTCCTCAAGGGCCACGCCGGGGACACCTTGCGGGTCGACCGCAAGGGACGCGCACCGGAGTACGTCGAGCGCCCCGCGCTGACCCTGCTGCTGATGCTGCAACCACAGGTGCTCCAGGCGATCGCGCGGCACGACGGGTTCCGCGGACGCGGCCTGCTGGACCGCTTCTGGTGGGTCCTGCCGACCTCGAGGGTGGGGTCCCGCAACGTCGACCCACCCACGATCCCCGACCCGGTGGTCGACGGCTACGCCGCCGGCATCACCACCCTCGCGGGCTCGCTGGCGGGCTGGACCGACCCGGCCGTGCTGACCCTCACGACCGACGCGACGAGCGCCCTGGTGGGCTTCCTGCGGCACCTGGAGCCACGCCTGGCACCGGGCGCGGACCTCGGGCACGTCGCCGCATGGGGCTCGAAGCTCGGCGGTGCCGTCGTGCGGATCGCCGGGCTGCTCGCGCTCGCCGACGACCCCGAAGGCGCCGGGCGCAAGCCGGTGGAGTCCACCCATGTCGACCGGGCCGTGCTGCTCGCAAACTGGCTGGTCGGCAACGCCCTGGTCGCCTTCGACCGGATGGGCGGCGACGTCGAGCTGGACGACGCCCGCTACATCGTCGCGGTGCTGCGACGCCTTGGCGCCGAGACGGTGTCCAAGCGGGACGTGTTCAACGCCGCCCGCGGACGCTTCCGCAAGGTCCCCGACCTCGACCCGGTGCTCGACCTGCTGACCGACCACGGGTGGATCGAGCCGAAGCCCGAGCCGCCGCGCGACGGACCCGGCCGACCCCCCTCACCCACGTTCCGCGTGCACCCACAGGTGCTCGCAGATTCCGCACAACGCGCACAACGCCGCTGACACAGGCATTCCGCAGAAGTGCGGAATGTGCGGCCACCTCCACCACTACGAAACGGGAGCACACGACATGACCACCACGAAGGTGCTCGACTTCTCCATCGAGGGGAACCACCGCACCGCCGACCGCTACGGGCGGCTGTGCTTCAACGTCGGCCTACCCGACGGCCGCGAGGCCTACTGCCTGGCCGACTCCATGACCGTCAGCGACGGCGTGCTGACCCTGTGGTCGGAGACTCAGAAGGTCAGCGACGACGCGCGCATGGACCGCGACCCGCTCGCCCTGCTCGTCCTGGCGCCCGGCGCGTGGGTCCACGCCTACGCCGCGTCCGCGCTCGACGGCTCACCCGTCGGCGTTAGCCACCTCGACCCCCCGCAGCGCCCCAGCGGACTGTTCGACGAGTACGACGAGGACGCCGCATGAGCGGCCTGACCCATCGCCCCGGCTGTCCGCTGCCGCCGCCCGAGGTCACCTCACGCGGCCGTCGGCCAACCGGTCGAGGCCACCCGCCGGATCAGCGAGCTGTGGCGGACCCCGACCACCGAGCCCACGAACGGAGCATCCCGATGACCGCCCCCGCCACCACCCGGCCGACCTGGGCCGACCTCGAGGCCGCCATCACCGCCGCGACCGGACAACCACCCGAGCACCGCACCCTCGGCCGGTCATCTTGGCGCGAGTACCGCGTGCCCCACCCGTCCGGCGGCAGCTTCTCCGTCGAGGTCACGCTGCGGCCGAGGTACTCCGCCGTCGCCGTCGACCGCTGGTGGACCACGTCCCGCCCACCCGAGGCGGACGCCTGGTTCGAGGCGACCCTGTGGCCGCTCGTCCGTACGGCCACCGAGGCCCGCAGCGGCGACCGATGCGGCTGGCTGCCCGCCGGCGACGTGTTCGCGTTCGCCGACCCCGTCCTGACCACCGACCTGCACGCCGTGCTGACGACGTGGCTGGCGCAGGAGATGGCCTGGGCCTACGACCCCGAGGACGACCAATGACGGCCGTCCGCCTGCACCGCCGACACCGCGTGTGGCGAGTCCGCCGGATCAATTTCGACGGCGAGGTCCGCGCCACCCGCACCTACCTGCACCGGGCCGCCGCCGAGGCCCGAGCTCGCGTCTGGCTGACCGTCCCCGGCACCGCGCAGGTGACGCTCGAACGCACCAGGCCGGTCCGCTTCGCCGAGGTCGACGCCTACGCCCCGCCGGCGCCGGAGGTGACGCCGTGACGACCCAGGACCAGCGCCCACGCCGGGACCGGCGCCGGGACCGCGGCAGGGGCCACGTCGTCGCCCGGCTCGACTTCGACCTGCCCGACCGGCCCGGGCACGCCGCGCTGCTGCACCACCAGCTCGGCAGCGACCCGCTGCCGCTGACCCTCGCCCAGCACCCCGACGGCGGCTGGGGCGTGGCCCTCGTCCTCGACGGCTGGTACGCCGGCGAGTCCGACGCGCAGGCCGTCCTCGACGGCTACTGGCGCGAGGTCGTCCGCGCTGCCGTGGACGCGACCCGGGAGCCGACGCCGTGACCGCCCCCGACCTGCACCACCGGCCTGGCTGCGGCGAGCCGCCGCCCGTCGTCACCGTAACCCGGCCGTCGGCCGACGGCGCCGGCTGGCCGTGGAAGGTCGCCCGCTGCTCCGACTGCGGGGCGGTCGCCGTCGAGCCGCTCGACGGCGAGGAGGACTGACGTGTACGTCTGCAGGGACCACCACGACGTCGTCCTGCGCGGACCGACCTCGAGGTGCGCCGTCTGCGCCCGAGCCGCCGTCCGACGCCGCGACGCCGAACGCGCCGAACGCGCCCGCCTGCGCCGCGAGAAGGCCGCGAGAAGGGCGGGCTACGGATGAGGACGACCTGCCCGTTGTGCGAACCCGGCGACCACGACGCCCAAGCCGGCGTGCCGCACGACACCGCCTGCGCCGCCCGGGCCGTCCCCGTCGACCCGCCGGCCGTCGTCCGGCTGCGGGCCCGCCTG
Encoded proteins:
- a CDS encoding YfjI family protein, coding for MSRAQTFAATDPVPLGAVRQPKSAPVDVFPRWLGDHVTALADFAQVDAAMTTGAALGVLAACGGGRAQVEARRGWTEPTNAYVGVVAAPGERKSAVHRAMTEPLVTIEQALAEGARPGIVEAAVTREVAQRAADAARTSAARKDGQDRDAALAEAIDAAAMAGAIVVPAEPRLFADDVTPEATATLLAEQGGRLAILSAEGGVFDMLAGRYTSGLANLDVFLKGHAGDTLRVDRKGRAPEYVERPALTLLLMLQPQVLQAIARHDGFRGRGLLDRFWWVLPTSRVGSRNVDPPTIPDPVVDGYAAGITTLAGSLAGWTDPAVLTLTTDATSALVGFLRHLEPRLAPGADLGHVAAWGSKLGGAVVRIAGLLALADDPEGAGRKPVESTHVDRAVLLANWLVGNALVAFDRMGGDVELDDARYIVAVLRRLGAETVSKRDVFNAARGRFRKVPDLDPVLDLLTDHGWIEPKPEPPRDGPGRPPSPTFRVHPQVLADSAQRAQRR